The Amblyomma americanum isolate KBUSLIRL-KWMA chromosome 6, ASM5285725v1, whole genome shotgun sequence genome has a window encoding:
- the LOC144094578 gene encoding uncharacterized protein LOC144094578, with protein sequence MAVLLRAACAGLSVFLCSAVPLALSASPSAGSGSHRASYNESSHREKRQLSEVVSTISSGLRLIIGAGVGLLQSFGRLGKEVVGEPDGGLLGLFGSLFTGVSVSLDLVRNVLLALLGTKDIVLGTPSKDELTEANLPLADPN encoded by the exons ATGGCGGTGCTACTGAGGGCAGCCTGTGCTGGTCTCTCTGTTTTTCTATGTTCAGCTGTGCCCCTGGCTCTGTCTGCTTCGCCAT CCGCCGGGAGCGGGAGCCACCGAGCGTCATACAATGAGAGCAGCCATCGCGAGAAGAGGCAGCTCTCCGAAGTCGTGTCCACCATAAGCTCGGGATTAAGGCTCATCATTG GAGCCGGAGTGGGACTTTTGCAGTCCTTTGGCAGGCTGGGAAAAGAAGTAGTTGGAGAGCCGGACGGAGGCCTGCTCGGCTTATTCGGTTCGCTCTTCACGGGCGTCAGTGTCAGCTTAG ATCTGGTCAGGAATGTGCTGTTGGCGTTGCTGGGAACAAAGGACATCGTACTGGGCACGCCTTCAAAGGACGAGCTGACTGAAGCGAACCTGCCATTAGCAGACCCCAACTAG
- the LOC144094579 gene encoding uncharacterized protein LOC144094579 — protein sequence MANYLIVLLGALALADFVHGDACEAENVDHCVKGVYDSSQGDPAFLPLSAEQLTHFCTRVVEARGCIMRESEGCPDKARSFLEATMEGLKVAYEDLCKKHNLEKHAVYLRNAQCVQRNPARQCMYMYINQLDSIAGSNSTAKMQMACCNMQFYSLCARASITKACGESAADMVMDLINGMAQAPILASCGHNIPGSERCRNAPYIAVDRDRVPRGTVLSRQLKIILEES from the exons ATGGCCAACTACCTCATCGTGCTTCTGGGCGCATTGG CGCTGGCGGATTTCGTACACGGCGACGCGTGTGAGGCGGAGAATGTAGACCACTGCGTGAAAGGGGTCTACGACAGCTCCCAGGGTGACCCCGCCTTCCTGCCACTCAGCGCCGAGCAACTGACACACTTCTGCAC AAGAGTAGTCGAGGCGAGAGGCTGCATTATGCGGGAGTCCGAGGGGTGTCCAGACAAAGCGAGGTCCTTCTTGGAAGCTACCATGGAAGGTCTGAAGGTCGCCTACGAAGACCTCTGCAAGAAGCACAATTTGGAAAAGCACGCGG TGTACCTCCGCAACGCGCAGTGCGTGCAGAGGAACCCAGCAAGGCAGTGCATGTACATGTACATCAACCAGCTCGACTCAATCGCCGGATCCAACTCAACGGCCAAAATGCAGATGGCGTGCTG CAACATGCAGTTCTACTCGCTGTGCGCCCGCGCCTCCATCACCAAGGCGTGCGGTGAGAGCGCCGCCGACATGGTCATGGACCTCATCAACGGCATGGCCCAGGCGCCCATACTGGCCAGCTGTGGCCACAACATTCCCGGATCCGAGAGGTGCCGCAACGCGCCCTACATCGCCGTCGACCGGGACAGGGTGCCCAGGGGCACCGTGCTCTCGAGACAGCTGAAGATCATTCTCGAGGAGTCGTGA